GCACGAGGATGGCGCTTACTGCCGATCCCGGAACCAGGGGTTCAGGCTGTGAGGCTTTGGCGTCGGCGCTGCCGAGACCCGCGACGGGGGTCAGGCCCATCACGCGGAACCTGTCTCCGAACGTTGCTACCGTTTCAGGACTGAAGCCGCTAAAGACCAGTGGAGTCTCCATCGCCTGCATCTCAAGGCCATTGCTGTTATCCGGTGAGAGAGGGGCAAATGTTGCCGCTCTTTCAGTATGGGATTGTTCCGTCTGTGAGGCACCGGCTGGGGGAACCTCACCGTCGCGCACTTCGAGCATCTGCTCGATGGGGGTGATTCCCGCGATAGGCTCCTTGCTGAACTGGCCGATCCGGTAGCTCAACGCTCCCAGCAGCCGCCCGTCGATGTAGACCGGGCTGCCGCTCATGCCGGCCACGACGCCGGTGAACTCAGGCTTGGCGCCGTGCAGGCGCGCAAGAATCATGTCCTGTCCCGGCCCGAGAGAGTCCTTGAGTACGCCGAGAATCTCAACCTGCATCGGTTCCGGGTCGACGCCCTCGAAGACGGTGTAGGCGACGCCCTGCATCCCGCGTTTAACCTCGGACAGAGGAAAGATTCGCATTCCACCTTTGCCCATCGCTGCCGCGGCAGTAGGAGGCAGCGCAGCCGCCGCAGTGGATGCCACGGCCGAGGCTTGTGCCTGCAGCAGGGTGGGGCCAAGGCCAGCGATAACCCAACACAGGGTCAGGCTTCGAGCCAGTCGCGTCTTTCTGTTTTCCGTCACGTCTACAAGACTAGAGCGTCGCTGCCCGCAACACCAGCGGGTAATCGGGCCTCAGAACGCCTGCCGGGTTAGACGCAGGCCGTTGGCGGACGCTATCACCGCAATGACCGCGCCTGCGTCCAAGAGGACGGAGTACATTTGCAGATGATGACTTTTTCACGAATTCGCCGTACAGCTCCCTGGGCATTGCTTCTGGTTGGTTTTGCCGTGTCTCCGTATGCGGCTTTAGCGCAGTCGTCTCCGCAAACGCCTCCTCAGCAGCAAAAGCCTGCCGACGATTCGGCTGGTCCGGACACGGACAATGGCCCGATCGTTCTGAAGAAAAAGAAGGAGGCGGACGACAATGCACCCCCTCCCGCTCCTGCCGCTCCAGTCGAGCCGAAGGTCAAGAATCCGAATAACGAGACCTACTCTCTAAGGGTTGATGTCCCGATTGTGAACCTGGACGTCAACGTGCTCCTCGATAAGACGCACCAGTTCGTTCCTGGGTTGAAGGCGCCGAACTTCCTGGTGCTGGAAGATGGAGTCCCGCAGACCATCACCAGCGTTCGGATGGCCCAAACGCCGATTACTGCCGTCATGCTGCTGGAGTTTGCCGCAAATAGCTACTATTTCATCCGTGACATGCAGAACGCTTCGTTCAGCTTCTTCAATACGCTGCGCCCGGACGACTACATCGCCGTCATTACCTACGATCTGCGTACACATATCCTGACCGACTTCACCAACGACAAGAATCTTGTCGGCAATGCGTTACAGTCGCTCGTAATTCCGGGCTTCTCGGATACGAACCTCTTCGACGCGCTCTATGAGACGATCGACCGTCTGAGCCGCATCGAGGGCCGCAAGTACATCATTCTGATCGGCACTGGCCGCGATACCTTCTCACGACTCACATTGGACAAGATTCTTGCGAAGGTCAAAGCAACTCAAAATATAACGATCTTTACGATTGGAACGGGTGCGCTGGTCAGGGAACTGGCCGACGCGCGCGGCTATATGGGGCCGGTCACGCGGCTCGACTACCTGCAGGCCGAGAATCAGATGAAGACCTTCGCCCAGATGACCGGCGGCATGAGCTTCAATCCAATGTTTGAAGGAGCGTTGCCCGACATCTTCTCGCAGATCAACGACTCCATCCGCAACGAGTACGTGCTGACCTACCGGCCCACCAATAACAAGAACGACGGCACTTACCGCCGCATCCAGGTAAAGCTGGTGGACAACGAGGGCCATCCCTTGCAGATGCAGGATGAGAAGCACAAGCCGCTGAAGTACTCCGTCATCGCCCGTGACGGCTACCGCGCCAAACAAGAGGTTGAGTAGGCAATGCAATTGCATCTTCGGGGCGTAGAAGCAAAGCAATGAAAGCCCTATCTCGCGCAACACCTGAGCGGAGCGTTCGCGCTTTTGCGAACGCGCAGTCGAAGGACCTGCATTTGCTCTTTTGTTTAGTGGAGTGTAGCCGGGACGGAAAAAATGCAGATCCTTCGACTCCGCTACGCTCCGCTCAGGATGACAAATGTGGAGGCTGTTTCTTTGCAACACGGTTTGTTCGTGAAGAGGTTTTCGTGATGCCCACTTGAGCACACGACGAGTTAGTTTTCCGACTGGTCGCGCTTGTAAGGCTTCTGCATCAGGGCTCGGGCCTCGTTCACCGCCCCTTGCGTGTTGTCATTGGTCTGAACTGCAAGACGGTATTCGTTGACGGCGCGGTCTCGCTGGCCGGTAATGTCGAAGATGCGTCCCAGCTCAATGTGGCTCCACACCTCGACCCACTTGGGATCGCCGTCTCCCCGCAGGGCATCGCGGAACGAGTTGGCGGCTGATTGATAGTTGCGCTGCATGAAGAAGACCTCGCCGATACGGTAGGCGGCCAGCGAGCTGTTCTTGTTGGCGTCGAGCGCCTTCTGGTATTCGATCAGTCCAGCGGTCAGGTCCCCCTGGGCCACCTGCTGCTGGCCGCGCAGCACGGCGACGCGGACGGCCAGGTCGGGTGTGCTCTTGAGCACCCAGTTCTGCGGGTCGATCGAGATGCGGCGTGGGCGGCCGAAGGTCTCGACGGAAAAGTTGCTATCGGTTCCAGAAACGTCAACGCGGCGCACCTCGGTTTTGCCGTCCGTCTCGATACGCAGCTCGACCGGCATACGGAAGAGGTCGAGGTCCTGCGCGATGGATCCCACGGTGCGAAATCCCTTGTTGTTGCCGAGGCGGAAGACGGTGTACTTGTTGGTGAACGTCGGCGCGCCGGTACCGTCGCACCACTGCGCGAAAAAGGGTCGCAGCTCAAGCTGCGACTGCGCTTCAGCGACAGTCTCCACATTGGCGGTGCGGACGCCTTTGTCGGTGTACTGCGAGAGCAGGCCGCGAAGGAACTTCAGAAAGACATCGTCGCCCATCTCCCAGCGAAGCATGTGAAAGACCATGGCGCCTTTTTCAAGCGTCATTGACTGAAACTGCGGTGAAAACGGGTCGAGGCGGCCCAGGGTGGTCAGCGGTTCCGTGTCATAGGCGAGTGCGCCGGCCTGAACGTCCATGACGGCACTTTGAAAAGCAGTCTTTCCAGCTGAATCCTCGACGTACATCAGTTCGGCGTAGCGCGACATGCCGTTGGTGATCCAGGCATCGTTGAGGGTCGCAGGAGAGATCTCCGATCCCCACCACTGGTGCGCCAGCGTGTTGGCCAACAGGCGCGAGTACGTCTTGCCCGCAATACGCGAGCCGGCGATCCCGGCTATCTCAGGCGCCCATGTCGCCGAGACAGCATCCGATGGCATCTCGACCAGGG
This region of Acidobacteriota bacterium genomic DNA includes:
- a CDS encoding VWA domain-containing protein, coding for MMTFSRIRRTAPWALLLVGFAVSPYAALAQSSPQTPPQQQKPADDSAGPDTDNGPIVLKKKKEADDNAPPPAPAAPVEPKVKNPNNETYSLRVDVPIVNLDVNVLLDKTHQFVPGLKAPNFLVLEDGVPQTITSVRMAQTPITAVMLLEFAANSYYFIRDMQNASFSFFNTLRPDDYIAVITYDLRTHILTDFTNDKNLVGNALQSLVIPGFSDTNLFDALYETIDRLSRIEGRKYIILIGTGRDTFSRLTLDKILAKVKATQNITIFTIGTGALVRELADARGYMGPVTRLDYLQAENQMKTFAQMTGGMSFNPMFEGALPDIFSQINDSIRNEYVLTYRPTNNKNDGTYRRIQVKLVDNEGHPLQMQDEKHKPLKYSVIARDGYRAKQEVE
- a CDS encoding peptidase M1 — encoded protein: MRSFARNLRSSIAVLATILFLNATSWAAPARVQMQVTGYVINADLYPADNKLSATAAVTFTALEDISTPVFELNNGLQLTKVTDAQNKPLQAERLTTNSTVRFNLGNPIPKGTSTTWTFEYAGTLKGSETSPVEGIKLASVEDPISILLYPGRWFPMVGLYINRFTAEMHIRVPGDERVVGSGSGVAAPKSLPGNRTEYTFNWAKPGFPGTIIAGKFLEPIAAPGINNMRVYITQAHKAAAVPFAQDAAKQFEFFSSTFGQPESGNIALVEMPSDAVSATWAPEIAGIAGSRIAGKTYSRLLANTLAHQWWGSEISPATLNDAWITNGMSRYAELMYVEDSAGKTAFQSAVMDVQAGALAYDTEPLTTLGRLDPFSPQFQSMTLEKGAMVFHMLRWEMGDDVFLKFLRGLLSQYTDKGVRTANVETVAEAQSQLELRPFFAQWCDGTGAPTFTNKYTVFRLGNNKGFRTVGSIAQDLDLFRMPVELRIETDGKTEVRRVDVSGTDSNFSVETFGRPRRISIDPQNWVLKSTPDLAVRVAVLRGQQQVAQGDLTAGLIEYQKALDANKNSSLAAYRIGEVFFMQRNYQSAANSFRDALRGDGDPKWVEVWSHIELGRIFDITGQRDRAVNEYRLAVQTNDNTQGAVNEARALMQKPYKRDQSEN